One part of the Clostridiaceae bacterium genome encodes these proteins:
- a CDS encoding 50S ribosomal protein L10, whose protein sequence is MPSEKVLNQKKEVVSQLTEKLKASESIILADYRGLTVEQDTELRSALRKAGVEYRVIKNTLIKFAAKESGLEELNPFLVGPTALAISDSDPVAPAKVLYEYANKYNNLELKAGIVNGKLVDVKGIKELAELPPKEVLLAKVLGGFNAPIAGLVNVLNANIRGLVVALNAIAEKKAEAS, encoded by the coding sequence ATGCCAAGTGAAAAAGTTTTAAACCAGAAGAAGGAAGTTGTATCACAGTTAACAGAAAAGCTTAAAGCATCTGAAAGTATAATTTTAGCAGATTATAGGGGACTTACTGTTGAACAGGATACAGAGCTGAGGAGTGCACTTAGAAAAGCAGGTGTTGAATATAGAGTCATCAAGAATACTCTTATTAAATTTGCTGCTAAAGAAAGTGGTTTAGAAGAACTTAACCCGTTCCTGGTCGGTCCTACCGCTCTGGCTATCAGTGACAGTGACCCTGTTGCTCCGGCGAAAGTGCTGTATGAGTATGCTAATAAGTATAATAATCTCGAACTAAAAGCAGGCATTGTTAACGGTAAATTAGTTGATGTAAAGGGAATTAAAGAACTGGCAGAACTTCCGCCCAAGGAAGTATTGCTGGCAAAAGTACTTGGAGGCTTCAATGCGCCAATAGCAGGATTAGTAAATGTATTAAATGCTAATATCAGAGGTTTGGTTGTTGCATTAAATGCAATTGCTGAAAAAAAAGCAGAAGCTTCTTGA